ggggcttgatgtcattatcggggtatgaacgcaattgggctggtctaagtgtgtggagtccgaaggactcctcgcgtactttgaccagcccaattgcgttcatatccccgataatgacatcaagcccgcaattcgtTACTTGTATTTACACGGGGAatagatcaaccacttgaagtCACTTTTAgacgtaaaatttaaacacgtttggcaacaatacgtttaaaatgtaataaattaacactttctaaatgttgatttatattttactggacctgctgacacaatacaaacaataaaagatcaatagttttcatgtatattgtaattcgatgaattgcgatccgaacatatccgaagatgttgcgttcatcgattgataaacgcaattgccgaaagacagttcatttaaggaattaaaattgaggtgtaaatattgatattttagcaACGGATATTTTGCAAACTTTAATCGTTACATTTTGGGTACCAGCATTTGCGGAACTTCATATATGTGTATGACAATGACATCCTTTTTGACGTCGTGTTACTTTGAAAATAACGTTATTGATACCAAAAGTATATATCTGTTAACGTACAGTTTAGTGCcgatattacatttatattgaaGGCGGCGATTGTAACGACAACTGACGTAACAGTGAAAAATGTCATATACGGTTGCGGAGGATACAGTAATAGTGCATATCAAGTAATCGGCGTCCGTTGCGTAAGTTTAAGATACAGCACAGATTGTGGCGACGGCGCTTTTTGCGGAAGCTGTAGTAGCATCACCGATCGTGTAGACAGCGTTGAGTGGTGAGTCTAAAGTAGCAGTGCCAATCGTGGTGACGGCATTGTGTGTGGAGGCTGAAGTAGCAGTGCCGATCGTGGTGACCGAGTTGTGTGTGGAGGCTGAAGTAGCAGTGGCGATCAGGGTGACGGCGATGTTTGTGCAGGCTAAAGTAGCAGCGCCAATCGTGGTGACGGCGTTGTTCGTTGGTCTCGAAGTAGTAGCGCCAATCACGGTGACTGCGCTGTGTGTGTAGTCTAGAGTAGCAGTGCTGATCGTGGTGACGGCGTTGTGTGTGGAGGCTGAAGTAGTAGCGCCGATCTTAGTGACGGCGTTGTGTGTGCAAGCTGATGTAGCAGCGCCGATCGTGGTAACGGCGTTGAGTGCGATGGTTGAAGTAGCAGCGCCGATCGTGGTGACGGCGTTGTGTGTGGAGGCTGAGGTAGCAGTGCCGATCGTGGTTACGGCGTTGTGTGTGGAGGCTGAGTAAGCAGCGCCCATCTTGGTGACGGCGTTGTGTGTGCAGGCTGAAGTAGCAGCGCCGATCGTGGTGACGGCGTTTGGTGCAATGGCTGAAGTAGATGCGCCGATCGTGGTGACGTCGTTGTGTGTGGAGGTTAAGATAGCAGCGCCGATTGTTGTGACGGCGTTGTGTGTGGAGGCTGAGTAAGCAGCGCCCATCTTGGTGACGGCGTTGTGTGTGCAGGCTGAAGTAGCAGCGCCGATCGTGTTGACGGTGTTGAGTGCGATGGCTGAAGTAGATGCGCCGATCGTGGTGACGTCGTTGTGTGTGGAGGCTGAGGTAGCAACGCCGATCGTTGTGACGGCGTTGTGTGTGGAGGCTGAGTAAGCAGCACCCATCTTGGTGACGGCGTTGTGTGTGCAGGCTGAAGTAGCAGCGCAGTACGTGGTGACGGCGTTGTGTGTGCAGGCTGAAGTAGCAGCGCCGATCGTGGTGACGTCGTTGTGTGTGTAGGCTGAAGTAGCAGCGCCGATCGTGGTGACGGCGTTGTGTGTGCAGGCTGAAGTAGCAGCGCCGAACTTGGTGACGACGTTGTGTTTGGTGGCTAAAAATGGCAGCGCCGATCATTGCGACGGCGTGGTTGCGGGGTCTGATTGAACAGCATTGATAGTGTTATTAGACGGAGTTTATGTCGGACTCCAAGgtgtcaatattatatatattttgtaagcTTGTTTCTTCTGCGCATTGACGGAACATTACGCACGCCGTAATATGTATATCGTTTTCTGACGTAGTAGCGACACTAACAGTGACAGAGTAATAATTACGCTTAAGGCGTTTAGGTGACATTGTTTTTTATCACTAACATATCAAAAAGACGGTTCTTTTTACCGTAACAGCCATGTTAATGTAACGCTTACATGTGTACCGCATTAAAGACGCTAACGAAAATAGATTTTGTTAAATGCTGTATTTAGTGCTGTGACTAGAAAAATGGAAACCATCTTAACACTGTCCATTTTAGGTCAGCTcgtaaataattatgatacaaTGAGCTCTATGCAGTctcaagaaatatataaaaacaaaatgttgaatgcatcaattttacaataaactcattatttttattacttttacaaTATACACTAGCGGTtgaacgagtttaataaaaaatattacactCATAAACCAtgcatatttattcatattttggaaaactttaactttattaaaatgacttacgtaacaatatgtatatttcaATAGTTCTATTACTTAGGTCTTTGTTAAGAAATTAACTAAGCGTATAAAATATAGCAATTATGCAACGTTGAGTTTAATTCGATAAGTATcaaatatatacagtcgaaacttgttatgtcgactttttttgGGACCTACGtgaaaaagtcgagataacgaacattcgacacaccgaattacaaaaaaaatatcaccaatcccaacacatTTGAGTTCGATTTATGTTCGATGCCCGACTTCTGCTATTGAATGGTCTTGTTACATATTaccgtcgtgaaaacagcaaacgtattattgaaaaattgatttatttgtgtcaaatttatttaattcaattcaattaattggttttaaaaaGTTTGCTTTCTTCATGCAGTGTGGAAAAATTTCTTCGTCAAGTAACTTTCATTGTTGCCGAATTTTCCCATGATATCACCGGCGTCCTCGtgcgtttcaataaatgtatctTGTGCAATaacgatgaactgtatatgttcaagttaacaataaatgttctgttttgttctgttctgttcaaataaatgtctcttgaaaaaaaataatcaaaaacataaacaaacaactctaattattcacacttataaaataacttccaattatgacattttgttattttgacacgcaCGGTAATTAAGCGAAATGCCGcaagtaatgaatattttcgcACCTACAGCTCGATCTATAGTTCGACATAACGAACAAGAGAactgtgtgaaattcgaccacagggactgaaatagaaggtcgacatagcgaaaaaatcGAGAAAGAAATATCGACACAAGcagattcattttatataaaataagaaagaataaattcgggaccggagaaAAAAAGTCGACACAACGGAAAGTCGAGATATCCGACCTCGACATAACGAGTCTGGACTGTACTTAACATGGATGAACCGATGCCGTAAGAGAAGCAATTGTACTCCTTGTTTGTGAATGCTTGACGTTAAATTACCAGAAAATGATGCTAGTAGACAATGTTAAGACATAAGCAAAAACCTTTTCTTTTACTACGTATAGTATCTTTCTTGTATTTGTTCGTATGACATTTCCTGTGGTAACGCTCTGCAAAAACACGCATGTTTGATATGCGTTATGTGTGTTAATGCGTTATTGGTCCAATTTTAATGAACAAATCATGGCTTGGATAATTCTTAAAACATAtcacattttgaattttaaaagcgatcatttcttgttttcaatTGCTATTTCCACcagttcccccccccccaataaaaaaaatactgctcTTTTACTGTTGCAACGGAGATTTTGGTTTTGCAGACACCATCGTTACGCCGCTTTTGTCATCATATGGACGCCTTCTGCGAAAGATACTGATGTTGCAGAACAACCAACACCATGGCAACGTAATGACAGATACCTGCAAAGTAAATTTTGTAATGGCGAGCGACATGTATTTTAAGGAGATATTTGTGTATTACACTTATGTGTCATTATGTCAACGGGGACACCGACGTTGAATAACTATTTTACCTTGAAAGccatgtacatttgtattctGCACACACGATAGTTCTAAcactattttttatcaaactctACGCAGTGTTGCATCCCTTACAGTACAGGGCggtattcaatatgtaacttaagtcaatcttatggtcatacatgattgacttcattcactctattggttagttataaataacaagcaatctgattagctacatcgttcttagatccagttAAGACCAGTATAGAATACCAGCCCAGgaatcactgccaccatgcaAATAACTGGACCATGGATAGATATCACGTGATACATAGATATAGATCGTAAATTATCTTTGATAttgaaaggttttttttttcttttttcaaccTCCAACCACCTTTAacaattgaaatgttattaaactaTACGATCTATTTTGCTTGTTATGGGAGATAACTGCGTAGTACTTTTATTATGCGAGCACATCGACGTTATCCGTCTTATAAATGACTGTGAAATGACACAATCGCAAATACACCATGTTGCGGATAAATAAAGAAACTGTGCTACTTTTCAGTAAAATTGCGGAAATTTAAGTACAAGCTTCTGTCGATGAATTTGTCGCAACAGCAAAAATAAATTCGACAGCACTTTCGTGGCTATAGACGTCACAGCAGACATCCGGTCGGCGGCGTATTGTTCTGACAAACCGCGAAAACCTTATATTTTGCAGACAGTTCCAGTGGTGTTCCATATATTCATTGGCCCTGCTATGCGAAGAACAAGAAGATCACATGTCTCCATTCTAATGTGTACCCTTTTGTCTGAGGTGCAGATTGTGATTTGAAACTTCATTAATATTATCGGAAGCACCAATCAACTACATGTAGGTAACGTGTACATCACTCTTAGCTGTACGTGTTGTTCAATTACTAAAAATACCACACCCAAAGCAAACGCCTACGGATATACActtgaaaaatgatataaagcCAACCTAGTATCTAGCTAGGATCAATGATGTCATTTTCATGCTCAGTATGATATATCCGATTATGGTTAATAAAATGTTCGGATAAATGTCTTATTTGTGAGTGGAATACCTGATATAATAGTAATTCTACAACTTCTTGTTGTGTTATAATAATGTCGTATTGTACTTTAGTATAAAGTAAGTATGTACTGCTAGTATTTGGATTTGAATTTGATGTCCATTCGTTGTTGATCAAGTGCTTGTAACATCACTTTGATCAAAgaattgttttagaaaattcACGAAGCATTTTCTTTTGCATTCAGCCTTGCTGGAAAATCTATTTTGGCAGTAGTTTCTTGCCGATCGATGGCTGCGAAATATGTATAATCAGGACAGCGATTTATAAGGCCACTGACGTAACAGTGAAAATAATGTCATATATGGATGCAGATGCTATAGTTCTAGCGTCAGTGATGGAAACGGCGTCGGTTGCGAAGACTAAAGCAATATCACAGGTCATGACGCAGCGTTGCTTGCAAAGGCTCaagtaacaaaacaaatcaatgcAACTGATATAATATCACAAATATAGAAGACGGCATCGGTTGCTAAGGCTGAAGTTACATCAAAGATATAGGAGACGGCGTCGGTTGCTAAGGCTGAAGTTACATCACAGATACAGGAAACGGTGCCTGTTGCTAAGGCTAAAGTCACATCACAGATCAAGGAGAAAGCGTTGGTTGCGATGGCTGGTGTAACATCACCGATCAAGGAGACGGCGTTGGTTGTGAAGGCTGTCGTAACATCCTTGTTTAATCATTTCAACGACGATTTTCGTTTAGCTGGTACAGTCGTTACGCCGCTTATGTCATCATATTGACGGCGCATGTAAATGACACTGACGTTAcagaaattattttaccatgGCAACGGGACACTAGCCTGTATTGTATATTGTGTTATGGCGACGTAGATATGGGCGAATACAACAGTGTATTATAGTGACGACTGGTACACTGACGTTACATAACTATTATAATCATAAAGACCAAGTATATTGTATACACGGAAGTTAAAACAATGACCTACTGACactaatatttataatacaatgatattttataaggTCACCATGTCAACTGGCTTATATCTCACCGTCTCTTTTGCAGACACTGACATTACAGACTTGAGATAAAGATACAATCGCGAAGTACCTCATGGATAAATAAAGCATCAGTGATATTTTTTCAGAGGAATTTTGCGTAACAAAATGAAGGCAATGGTAACGACGTTTTTTGGACACCTGCGTTAGGGTTAATGTTAGGGAAACTGACGTTACATCGTTGATAATTTCGACGCATTTTCGTGGCAATCGATGCAAGAGCGCTTATGCCATCCTCTCGGTGGCGTATTCTTCGGAGAAACCGCGATAACGtaacattttgtgaaaatttCGATTGATACTGAAGATTTCATAAAGATCAATTTATTACCTTTACATCCATaccaaaaatgtatgtatttaagtCTAATGATTGCAAAATTGCAGACATACCAACTTATTGAAACTAGAAACAAAATTGCACGAAAGAGAAGGGCATTTGCCTTTAATCAAACGGGTATATGAGGACGTGTTGACATACTTAAGCTTCAATCATAAAAGTAAATGATGGTCAAAGGAATACAAATATTGGTTTGACAGGTTTAAAGAGAGGTCAGGAAGTGAGGACATTTAAGACGCAGAAAATATTGCCAACAACGCTGATGATACGATTTAGTTCTATACAGAGCTACTGGTTTACAAACGATATGTGGAGCGATGTTCAAAATACGATTTTCATGCATCGATGGTTACACAAATGGGAAATCTAAGCCACTCTCTAAGCTCGTGTTTTCGCTGGCACGATTTCGTGTTTGTACTAGTTCCCCTGAATCCGTACGTGAAGCTAGCCATACAAGTAAATCTTGCAGTTGTACTTCCCAGTTGTTTTTGAAGTGTACCGTTAGTGTCACGAGCAAACTTGTGAGTGCAAACATTCCAATAACGTTGTATTcctatttaataaaaatgaacatgaaaACTCATTACATTAGTCTTATCAAACTTGAATTACATTATTGACGCTTATTCCATAAGCTCTGACTTTTAATCTTGTACAGCTAACATATATATGGATAAGTTATCTCTCAAATTTAAGTTACGCGTACAAGGTTACCTATTTTTTCGTAAAATATACTAcccctgatttttttttaactttttcgAACAAATGTGTCATATTTCCTATAACGTTACTTATTTACCCAACAGTTTTTCATCCAAGTAATGATAACCCAACATAAaggtatacatataatacaaaacaaacatagtaAGAGACGTTCATACAATTAAACGGTAGCATCTCTGTTTGAATTTCGaatttcaatagttttttttgtacaaaGTCATTTAACACCAATTTATTCTGTGATGACATTTACTCTAGCAACTTCCATCAATCTAGGTTTCTTGTATAATAATTACGCATATAACGTATATCaaccattacaaataaaatcaaatgacTTATCTATATCCAAAGGATTGAGTTAgcttgtataaaacatttttcatgtatcatatttaaacatgagtccaaatgaaattaataaaatatatgatttggAAAGGAAAGCGTATCTGATAAGAGTCAATACGAAGAGATTCGTTGTTTAGCAACCAATGTCAGGCCTAGCTAATATCAGGGTTATGGCCAACACAACTTGCTATAAGGCTATATATAGGTTGGGGAATGGGGACTGATCTTGGTAACATTTCAGTGAAAGttgataatgatttaaaacCTTAAGGGGGAGAAATGACAAAATACACCAAGAGTAGGGTAACATAAGTCTCGGTTAATTGAGACTGTTGCCATGACGCGGAACATCCCAGAAAGATGTATGCCCCACTTGTTGAAGAgagggtatattgctttgcgcatgtcggtcggtcggttggtcggtccgtcggtagaccaatgcttgtccgagtgataacacaacaatttcctagacctatggtcatcaaacttgacttgaaggttggatctcaccagtagatgactcctattgattttaagggtaatcaggtcaaaggtcaagttcacagtgacctttaatactaaaaggttgtccgattgatgtTTTGTACAGTTTGCTTTTATGTTGTAAATATGCCACACACATAACCGATAAGACTTAAAtcctttaaagcattttttaactaaatacatttcaaaatcacGTAATAAGAAGTGTTTTAGGGTAACACAATATGTAAGAAACCCTTGTTACATAGGATGCGTATCATAATCATAACTAAATGCTTAAATGAATCGACAATAAATGTTGCTAAATATTAGCTTATTGTTGAACCGAAAAAGCTTaagaacatttttgttttacatgtaataCCGTTAAGTCAGATGGTTCTTtctatattttgattttgatttctAATACAAATTGTTACTGTTATAATGTTCGTTCCTTGTTGATCACATTTTGTAACAATGCATTCTCAAAACTAAAAGCTTGAACATCGTAATAAGATATTCTTTCGAAATTGTTTGTGTTAACTATTTGCTGCAGTGTTCCAAAACTGATTTTTGTGCGTCAATTTTTACACAATTAAAAATCTTAGCAATTCAAAGTATGCAGAAAAAGTAGCAGACATCGGTATACGATTTGTGTCGACTTTTCAAAAGTTTGCGCGAGTTTGCCTGGTACGATTCCGTGTTCGAAAGACTTCTTCTTAACCGTATGTGAAGCTTCCCGTGCAGTTGTGCTGTGAATCGGATGTGAGGTCTCCTCAGTAACACGAAGAAACACATTCTTCTCCACGTCATTGTatcaattgcaatatttttgttttcatgcaACGTTTAATTTCATAGAAATGGTTTTTGATAGAGTGAGTACAGTAAGATTCACAAATTATGCCTATATCTAATAATAAGGGTGAAGGAAGGTTACTGTTCTTGTCCTTAGCcttattttattgaaagttaacaatcgtttaaaacctttatgagaaggctgtaggcgcgacaagttgttgtttatattattttcatagatACTAGTATtgcaatacttatgtgaaaactacagaaacaagctcattagcaaaaagttaaaaacatacGCCCggtttatgtttaccaaaaacagttttaagtggCCCCAAACTATAACCGAGAAGTGCCTGTCATTTCCTAAGAAAGGTAATGTAAATTGACGAGTTATTACTACACTTAGATAGTTTCATTACCGTAACTGATTAACCTATATGtaatatgatatattaacatTGTTTCATCTTTCAAGTTGATTGTTTGTGTAAAGTTTATAAcatgaaacccgatattggcttcggacgttttgactatttgtagaCGCGGGTGCAAGGTTAGGTcttttagtcaaca
Above is a genomic segment from Mya arenaria isolate MELC-2E11 chromosome 2, ASM2691426v1 containing:
- the LOC128213431 gene encoding spore coat protein SP65-like, translated to MGAAYSASTHNAVTTIGVATSASTHNDVTTIGASTSAIALNTVNTIGAATSACTHNAVTKMGAAYSASTHNAVTTIGAAILTSTHNDVTTIGASTSAIAPNAVTTIGAATSACTHNAVTKMGAAYSASTHNAVTTIGTATSASTHNAVTTIGAATSTIALNAVTTIGAATSACTHNAVTKIGATTSASTHNAVTTISTATLDYTHSAVTVIGATTSRPTNNAVTTIGAATLACTNIAVTLIATATSASTHNSVTTIGTATSASTHNAVTTIGTATLDSPLNAVYTIGDATTASAKSAVATICAVS